The sequence GCTGAAGTGATGACACTAAGCAAAGTTGATTTTCCAACAGATGGGAAACCGACCAAGCCAACATCCGCTAAGATTTTCAATTCCAGTTGCAACTCGCGTTCTTGTCCTGGTTCTCCATTCTCAGAGATTTCAGGTGCAGGATTTTTTGGAGTGGCAAAACGGATATTTCCACGACCACCTCGACCACCATGAGCCACGATAAACTCTTGACCATGTTCAATCAAGTCTGTAATGACTTTTCCTGTTTCCGCATCACGTACAGTAGTCCCCTGTGGCACGCGAACACGTAGATCTTCTGCACCACGTCCGTGCATTCCTTTGGTCATTCCTTTTTCACCGGAATCAGCCTTGAAATGACGGTTATAGCGGAAATCCATCAAGGTACGTAAGCCTTCGTCTACCACGAAAACAACGTTACCTCCACGTCCACCATCACCACCCCAAGGACCGCCATTAGGGACATATTTTTCACGGCGAAAGGCAACCATGCCATCGCCACCATTACCAGCCTTGACCTTAATCTTGGCTGTATCTAAAAACATACTCATATTTTCTTCTCACTTTAAAAAGGCTGGGGAGAACCCAGTCATTAGTTATTGTTTCTATCCTCATAGCTTGCTTAGAATCTACTGAAAGCTCCAAGCGCAGTTGCAAAGATACCAGCAAGGGTTACAAACAACATGATGAGCACGACAACAAGCGTCACCTTTTCAAACAATGTTTTTTTGCGTTTTCCGTTATCTCCAAAAGCCATAACTTCTCCTTTTTCTATATAATTCTAATTTAATACTCTGATGAAACTGGTGCAATCAACCATAAAATGATATAAGCAAGGACTCCTGTCCCATAACAAAATGCAAGAACAGCCCAAATGACACGAACAATTGTTGGATCAATATCAAAATAATGAGCAACTCCTGCGCATACTCCACCAATTTTTTGATCTTTTCCGCTTCTCATTAATTTTTTCATTTTTTCTTCCTCTTATTCTATTATTTGAATTCGTCTCTCCAATAATCTCTGATGCTAGACAATTGTTTTCGAGACGCTCTTAAAATACGCTTGGATTCTTTTACTGGGCTTGTAACAGCCTGTTGAGGTAGATAGAGAATCGTTTTTAAAAAGCGCTGAGTGACAGGCTGTCCATCATGTAGCTCATGTTCAAAGTTATTTGAGATAATGGCATCAAGGTAAAACTCATGAACTCGTTTCCCAAAATTTTCAGCCGAAATCTCGTACAACTTATCCGCCAAATTTTGTTCAGACATATCAGGAGTAGCAATCAATGCTTCAAGTATAGCTCCTGCAAGCTCTCGTTCTCCATAGTAGAGGGTCCCAAACATTTTATCATTGATCAGATTTTCAAGATAGGGGTTGCCATGAGCAATAACAGGCGTTCCACTGGCTAGACTTTCTAGATAGGTTAAACCCTGAGTTTCACTCGTAGATGCTGAAATAAAGAAATCAGCTGCTTTATAGTACAAGGCTGTCTCACTGGGAGCAATCATACCTGTAAAAATCACATGTTTTTGTATGTTTAATTTCCCTGCTTGTTCTTTCAGACTGTCCAGATAAGGTCCGTCTCCAGCAACAACCAACTTCACCTTTTCTTCTTCTTTCAAAACCTGTGCAAAGGCGACTAAGACTGCTTGGATATTCTTCTCAAAGGAGATACGAGAAAGGCTCAGCAGCATTTTCTCGCCTTCCTGAATACCTAACTTCGAACGAAGCTCTAGTAAGTTTTCCTCTTTGATCTCAGGTCGTTCAAACTTAGCCAGCTCAATTCCAGTTGGGATGACACGCTTTTCAACCTTGACTTTGTATTTAGATAAAAGGTCACGAACAATCTCACTAGGGCAAATCACGCCATCTACATCATGAAGGAAGCCACGCACCAAATATTTTACCATACTCGGACGAATTAGCATGCCCTTAGCAATGTAATGCACATAGTCTTCATACTGGGTATGGTAGGTATGAATAACTGGAATTTTCAATTCTCTCGCAATCCAAATTCCTAACAAACCAAGAGAAAATTCTGTCTGGGTATGAATAATATCGAGTTGATACTGCTTGGCAATTTCAAGCGCCTTTGTAAAACCTCGGTAGGCAAATCGTCGATCCTTAAACGCAAAGAAAGGGACACTCGGAATGCGAATAATTTGCCAATCCTCGTAGCGGTTCACATCTTTATCTGTTGTTGTAAAGATAAAAACTGCATGCCCCTGCTTTTCAAGCTCAGTTTTCAAAGTCCGAATACTAGTCGCGACCCCGGAAACCTGAGGGAAATAGGTATCTGTAAATAAACCAATTCGCATAAATTACCTCACTTTTTGCCCAAAGCAGCCTGTTCTCGATAAAATTTTAACCAGATTTCCAACAAATGCTCCTCAGAGTACTCTTTGGAGATCTCGCAAGCTTTTTCTTTCAAGTCTTTTAAGGCTTCAGAATCATTCTTGTATTCTAGGATTGCTTCTCTCATCTCGGAAACATCACTTGTAGCACGATAATTCCCATCAAGAATAACCTTATATAGATCCAAATCTCTTAACATAATCGGAGCCTCGCAACTAGCGGCCTCTAAGATGGTCATAGGGAATAATTCATTATAACTTGGTAGCAAGAACAGATCCGCCATAGCATAAAGTTCCCGCATCCGTTCGGGTGACACAATTCCAGGAAAAATAAGATTTTCAGGTGGATTGTCCATTATCTTCTTGTAGCGTTCATAACCATCTGTCATCCCACCAAATGAAAAACCACCTGCCCAGATAAAGGTAATTTCTGGCAATTCCTCAGCAAGACGGATAAAGTCATCAATCCCTTTACGTTTCTGAACCTGACCCGCACCGATTACGACAAACTGATCTTCCGCGAGATCCATTTCCTTCCGGAGTTGTGCAACTTGCTCAGCTGGTAATGCATGCCATTTATCTTTGTTTACAAAATTTGGAATATAAGTTACTTTTTCACGCGGAATACCAGCAGCCACTAAATCCTCGATAAACATGGGATTGACCACCACCAAGTGTTCCATTCGGTTGTAAAAGGAAAAAACATAGCGTTTGACAATTCCTTTTAGGAAAAATGGAATCTTTAAACTCCCCTCAAGCGTATCAGGCAAAAAATGCACATAGCCAATTTTTCTCCCAGAGCGTTTCTTTTGGAAAGTAGATAAATAATAAGGGAAATCAATGGTGTGAAAATGAGTTACATCTGCCTCTACAGGAAGATTCTCTGTAACAATCAACTGGTCTTTAGCATCGCGGTGAAGGAGACTAACCAATTCTCGATATGCTCCTGACACTCCTTGACCAGCTACTTTTTCACTTGAGCTTAGCATATTAATACGCAATTTTTCGTTTTCCATACCTTTCATTATACCATTTTATTTCCAGAAAATCAGCAAAAGAAAGAAGAGACGATTGGAAAAAGGATAAAATTATCCTATTTTCCAATCGTCTCTCTCATTTTTTTAGTCTTTATTTAATTCCTAGGGCGATACGCGCGTATCGGCTCATTTTTTCAACTGTCCAAGCTGGATACCAGACCAATTTAACTTCGGTATTGGTTACCTCAGGCACATCTGTCATCGCATCATGTATCTGGTCTGTCAAAAGGTCAGCCAGTGGGCAGCCCATAGTTGTCAAGGTCATATCAATTTCAGTATGACCTGTTTCACCATCAAAACGAATTTCATAAATCAAACCTAGGTTGACAATATCAATCCCCAACTCAGGGTCGATGACTTCTTCCAAAGCATTTAAAATGCGTGTTTTGATCGTTTCAATTTGCTCTTCTGTATAAGCCATGTTATTCCTCACTCTCAGTCTTCAATAAAATCACGAAGGGGTTTGCTGCGACTTGGTTGGCGCAATTTTCTCAAAGCCTTGGCCTCAATCTGACGGATACGCTCACGAGTCACGTTAAAGACTTTACCAACATCTTCAAGGGTACGCATTTTCCCATCATCTAGCCCGAAACGAAGGCGCAGAACGTTTTCTTCACGGTCTGTGAGAGTATCCAAAACTTCATCCAACTGCTCGCGCAAAACGATTCGAGTTGTGTAGTCTACTGGATTTTCAATTACTTCGTCTTCGATAAAGTCCCCAAGATGGCTATCGTCCTCTTCACCAATCGGTGTTTCAAGTGATACTGGTTCTTGAGCAATTTTCAAGATTTCGCGGACCTTGTCAGGTGTCATATCCATACGCTCAGCGATTTGTTCAGGAGTTGGATCTTGTCCCAATTCTTGAAGGAGATTCCGCTGTTCACGGACAAGCTTGTTAATGGTTTCTACCATGTGGACAGGGATACGAATAGTACGGGCTTGGTCAGCGATGGCACGGGTAATCGCCTGACGAATCCACCAAGTTGCGTAAGTTGAAAACTTGAATCCTTTTGAATAGTCAAACTTGTCAACAGCCTTCATCAAGCCCATGTTTCCTTCTTGGATCAGGTCAAGAAACTGCATGCCACGCCCTACGTAGCGCTTAGCAATCGAAACCACCAAACGAAGGTTGGCTTCTGCAAGACGTTGTTTGGCTTCAATATCACCAGCCTCAACTGCTAAGGCCAATTCTTTTTCCTCTTCGTTAGTCAAGAGAGGAACAACCCCGATTTCCTTCAAATACATACGGACTGGGTCATTAACCTTGGCAGAAGTTGAGCCAATCAAGTCCTCATCACTGAGTTCTGGTTCTTCTTCTGCACTAAGAACACGCGCGCTTGGATTTCCTTCGTTATCTGTGATAGAAATTCCAGCATCCTGAATCCGTTGCAAAAGGTCTTCAATGCCTTCTGCATCAAGGGCAAACGGAATAACCAGACTTGAATTGATTTCGTCATCTGTTGCTGTTCCTGTTTTTTTGTGGTTACGGATAAAGTCTGCTACTTGCACATCAAATGTGGTTACTTCTTTTTGTTTTGTTGCCATTATTACTCCATTCTTCTCTTTTGGGAAATCAATCGTTGCAATTCTTCCAAGGCTGTGTCTGTATCTCCTACATGACTAGCTTCCTGCACTTTCTTTTTAATCCTTAAATTGTCCTTGCTGAGGAGGGCACGGTTACGAGTCGCTTCGACTTCCGCTAGCTCTTGAGGCGACATCTCAGCTGGCAAATCCAAGCTAAGCACGTGGTACCAGGCATTTTCAACCTCAGGAGTCTGATGAGACAGTTCCTCTGATCCGATTTCTCCCTCTGCACTTAATAATTCGTAAAGAATTTGAAATTCTGGGGTATCAAAGAAAAAATCTTCTCTTAATCGGTAGTCATTTAGAACAACTGGATTCTCAGCCATCCTATAAAGGAGATGAGCCTCTGCTCTCATGACTGCTCTCAGTTGCCGCGTTACAGGTAAACTAATCGCTGCTGGAGGTTGCTCCTCTTTGACTCTTTCCTGCCTTTGAACAATGCGACTTTCATTTACAATCTGCTCCACCTGCTGGTAATCAAAAGAAGGTAGATTATCCGCCAGAATGTGGATATAAGAATTCTGGGCAGTGATAGACTTTTCTTTGGCGATTAGGGGGGCAATCTTTTCAATGAACTCGATTTGCGCCTGTAAGTTATCACTATTTTCCGGCTTGAGCTGGTGAATATAGAACTCTATGGGACTAATCCGAGTCTTGGTTAAAAGGTAAGCCAGGTCTTCAGCAGAATTCTTTTGCAAATACTCATCTGGGTCCATGGCATCAGGTACTCGAACAACCTCAACTGAGAAGTCTTTTAACTCCTCTAGAGCCTTGGCTGTTGCTGTCTGCCCTGCCTTGTCGCCATCGTAGCTGAGAACAATTTTTTTGGTAAAGCGTCTGAGGTGATCAACATGCTCCTTGCTTAAGGCTGTTCCCATGGAAGCTACAGCATTTTCTATACCAGCACGGTAGGCTGCAATCACATCCATGAAGCCTTCCATCAGATAGAGCTCTGTAATCTTACCTGTTCCCTTTTTTGCCTTGTCCAGATGATACAATTCGTAGCTCTTGTTAAAAATTGCAGTCGAGCGGCTATTTTTATATTTGGCAGTCTGACTATCCGTTTCTTGCCAGATACGACCTGAAAATGCAATAACCTGCCCCTTGTCATTGGTCAAAGGAAAGATGATTCGTCCAAAAAAAGTATCATAAAATTGATTACCATCTGACAGATAAAACAAGCCCGAATCCAATAAATCCTTTTCCTCAAACTTGTCAGCCAAACGTTGATAGAGATAAGTTCTCTCTGCTGGAGCTAGTCCAATCTGGAAGTGCTTCAGAACATCATCTGTCAATCCGCGTTTGTAGAGATAAGCCCTTGCTTCTTCTCCCATCTTTGTCGTCATGAGGATGGCATGGTAAAAACGGGCAGCTTCTTCATGCATATCGTATAGAGCTTGATGAGGGGAAGTTTGTTGGGGACGAGACTGTACCGGCGTAGCTAGTTGAATACCGACGCGCTCTCCTAAGAGCTGAACGGCTTCCATGAAGGACACACCTTGGTATTCTTCGATAAACTTAAAGACATCTCCTGAACGACCACAGCCAAAACAGTGATAAAACTGCTTGTCTTCCACAACGTTGAAAGAAGGGGTCTTTTCACCATGAAAAGGACAGAGCCCTAAATAGTTCCGTCCAGCCTTTTGTAAAGAAATCACATCACCTATGACTTCCACAATGTTGGCATTGTTTTTGATTTCTTCAATGACTTGCTTGTCAACCATACACAATACCTCCATCTTATCATAGTTTCACGTAAACTAGTATAGCTTATTTCTGAAAAAAAGTAAACCATTTCATACGCTTTCCGTAATTCTCTTTGCCTTATTTTTCTAGATAGAAAGAGGTGATAAAAAACTCAGAAACACTTCCATGTTTCTAAGTTAATTTTCACTATTTTTTGATGATTACTTCACTCATCTATTCAAATAATTGATAGTAGTCTGAAATTTTCATCTTAGCTTTTTCTTCTTTATTGAGGTCTTGGATGATGCGACCTTCCTTCATGACAATCAGACGGTTTCCATACTTCAGTGCATCTTCCATATGGTGGGTAATCATCAAGGCTGTTAGATGATCTTTGCTGACAAAGTCATCTGTTAATTCCATCAATGCCACACTTGTTTTTGGGTCAAGGGCTGCTGTGTGTTCATCCAACAAGAGCAACTCTGGTCGTTTCAAAGTTGCCATCAAGAGACTCAAGGCCTGACGTTGTCCACCTGAAAGAAACTCAATAGGAGTGTCCAGATGTTTTTCAAGACCATTTCCAACCTTTTCAATGGTAGTCTGGAACTCTTCCCTATGGCTTGAAAGCCTTCTAGGCAGGAGTCCTCTCTTCTCACCACGAAACTTGGCAATCAAGAGATTTTCCGCCACTGTCATACGGGGAGCCGTACCCATCTTAGGATCCTGAAAGACGCGAGACAAGTACTTAGCCCGCTTTTCAGGTGAAAAATTCGTCACGTCCTCCCCCATGATACGGATACTTCCACTTGTTAAAGGTAAGGTACCTGCAATCGTGTTAAAAAGCGTTGATTTCCCCGCTCCATTTCCCCCTAAGATGGTAATGAAATCATGTTCGAAAATTTCAAGAGAAACATCATTCAGAATGATTTTTTCTTCGTCAAAGCCATTCGTGATGACTTTGGTAGCATTTTTTAATTCTACAATTGCTGTCATTTGCTAAACTTGACTCCTTTCAGGTATTTGCTTTTGAAGGTTGGAATCATAAGGCAAACTGCCAAAATCAAGGCGCTGTACAAACGAAGATAACTTGTATTAAACCCAAGAGCAATAACTCCCCAAACGAGGAACTGATAAGCGATAGAGCCAACGACGATGGTCATGAGTCGCTCTGCCAGGGTCAAACTCTTGAACAAAACCTCACCAATAATCAAGCTAGCAAGCCCTACGACAATCACGCCAATTCCTCGAGAGACATCCGCGTATCCTTCTTGTTGAGCAATTAAGGCCCCTGCAAGCGCGATAATCCCATTTGAGAGAACCAAACCCATGAGTTCCATACGTCCCGTATTGATACCAAAGCTACGAGCCATATCGGGATTGTCACCTGTAGCGATGTAGGCTTGACCTAGTTTGGTATCAAGGAAAAAGAGCATAAGGCCAATAACAAGAGCTACAAAGATTAATCCAGTCAGGAGTTGGTTAAGGTCTGAATCAAAAGGCAAGACATCCTGAATTTGTTTGGTTCCAAGAAGCCCCAGATTGGCACGTCCCATAATCATGAGCATGATGGAATGACAAGAAGTCATGACCAGAATCCCTGATAAGAGGGTTGGGATTTTTCCTTTAGTATACAAAAGACCCGTCGCCATTCCAGCTAGACAGCCCGCACCTACTGCAGCTAAGGTCGCCAAAAACGGATTGACTCCCTGTGTTATCAAGGTTACAGCTACTGCTCCCCCAAGAGGAAAAGAACCTTCAGTAGTCATATCAGGGAAATTCAAAATTCGGAAAGTCATAAAGATTCCCAAACCTAAAATCGCCCAGACCATTCCCTGAGAAATAATGGATACTATCATAATCTTTCACTCATTTCTTTCTTTAGTAAAAATGGGAGGAGATGTGTCCAGCTCCTCCTTTATCTTTATTCAATCACTTGTCCCGCTTCTTTTAGAACGGACTCAGGAATGGTAATACCAAGTTCCTGCGCTAGTTTTTTATTAATCACTGACTTACCAGTTGAAAAGACATTAACTGGCGTATCAGCTGGTTTTTCACCTTTCAAAACTTTGGCAATCATTTTACCAGTAGCCACTCCAAGATCGTGTTGGTCAACTACTACAGATGCTAATCCACCTGCTTCTACCATGGCCGTGGCACTTGGGTAGATTGGCTTTTTAGCTGTTTGATTACTTGAAACAACTGTTGAGAATGCGGATGCAATGGTATTGTCAATTGGAACCCAAATTGCATCGACCTTGCTTGTCATAACATTGACTGTTGAAGCAATTTCATTTGTTGAAGGAACGGCAAATGTTTCGACTGTCAAACCTGCTTTTTCAGCATAAGCCTTGAATTCTTCTACCTGTGTTTTTGAGTTATCTTCGCTACTTGAGTAAAGAGCTCCGATTGTTTTGACATTTGGTGTGAGAGTTTTTATCAACTCTACTTGTTGTTCAGCAGGGTTGTGGTCTGATACCCCTGTGATGTTGCCTCCTGGTTTTTTCAAGTCTTTGACCAAGTTAGCACCGATTGGGTCTGTAATAGCAGCCATGATAACTGGTAGGTCTTTTGTAGCACTAGCGAGTCCTTGAGCCGCTGGTGTCGCGATCCCAACAACAACATCGTTTCCATTAGCAACCAATTGTTTACTCATGGTTGCAACCTTGCTCTGATCACCTTCAGAGTTCATAAAGTCGATTTTTACCTGGTCGTCCTTATAGCCTTCTTCAGCTAGTCCATCTTGAATCCCTTGGTAAATCAAGTCCAAGGATGGGTGACTAACAAATTGAAGGACACCAACCTTAGCAACCTTTTGCTCTTCTTTAGCTGATGGCTTATTCATAGATGAATAAATCAAGCTAGCCACCACCAATACTGCTAATCCAGCGACAATTCCAATCAAACGTTTATTTTTCATTTTTCTTTCTCCTTTTAAATCACTTGTATAATGCTCTTTTCAACAAAACAAGCGACGCCATCGTTTAAATTCCATCATCATCCTCCTAATAGAAAAAGTCCTCACACAAAAAACTTGTGTGAGGACGTCGATGCGCGGTGCCACCTCAATTATAGGGAATATCCCTATCGCTCTTTCTCGCAATAACGAGTTGCACTGTAAGGTGTGCTCACCGAATTTTTATGATTTCAAATTCTTAAGTACATTCAGCCCAATTTCATCAATTTCATCTATCTGCTTTCACCAACCACAGACTCTCTATAAAATGAGCATGATTACTTTCTGAATGTTTAAATTATATCATTTTTCAACTACTTGTCAAGCTTATTTTTAGAATTTTTTAAACAATTCAAAAACTTCCCCTTGAAAAAGGAGGAAGTTTGTAGAATATCAGCCTGAATTACGCAAACCAGTTGCAATTCCGTTGATAGTTGTATGGATCAGTTTTTCTTCGTCTGCTGACAATTCGCCGCGACGTTGACGTTTGATCAACTCCAACTGGATGTAGTTCAGGATATTAAAGTAAGGCATACGATAGTTTAGACTGTCTTTTAGATAAGAGTTTTCTGCCAAGAGTTCGTCATAACCTTCGATAGCTAAAATAACGTCCTTAGTCAACTGCCATTCATCTAAAATAGTGTAGTAGATAGCTTGTACTTCTTCGTCTTCACAGAGCTTGGCATATTCAAAAGCAATGTTCATGTTAGACTTAGACAAGACCATGTCTACATTGGAAAGCAAAGATTGGAAGAAAGGCCAGTTTTGGTACATGTCTCGAAGGAACTCGATATTCTTTGGATCTTGATCAATAAACTCTTTAAAGCTTGATCCCACACCATACCACCCAGGGAACATGACACGGCTTTGTGACCATGAGAAGACCCAAGGAATAGCACGCAAACCGCCGATTTCAGTGATGGTCTTACGAGCTGCTGGACGCGAACCGATATTGAAGCTTGAAATAGCCTTGATTGGACTTGATTCAAAGAAATAGTCATAGAAATGTTCATTTCCAAAGACCAAATCACGGTAGATATCATAACTACGGTCTACTACTTGGTCCATAATAGCTTCGTAACGATTCGACGTATTAGTATCACTCTTCTTCTTGGTAATCATACGGTTAATGGCTGCAGAAACCAGCATTTCAAGGTTATAATAGGCAGCGTCTTTGTTACCGTATTTGTTTCCAATGACTTCTCCTTGCTCAGTCAGACGGATGCGGTCCTTGATAGACTTGAGTGGTTGAGATGTGATAGCTTCATAAGTTGGTCCACCACCACGACCCACAGTACCACCACGACCATGGAAGAAAGTAACCTTAACGCCAAATTCATCCCCAATAGCAGTCAGTTGTTGTTGCGCTTTATAGAGAGTCCAACATGAGGATAGGTAACCACCATCCTTGTTACTATCAGAGTAGCCAAGCATGATTTCTTGGTAGTTGTCTTTTGAAGCAATCCATTTTTTAGCCAAAGGAAGAGAGAAATATCTTCTCATGGTTTCTTCTGAGTGATCCAAATCTTCGATCGTTTCAAAGAGGGGAACAATCTGAACGCGGGCTTTTTGGGCATCTACCAAGCCGACTTCCTTGAGCATGATGGCTAGCTCTAGCATATCAGATACACTGGTTGCGTGAGAAATGATGGTTTGACGAATGACATTTTCACCTAGTTTATCCTTCAATTTGCGCGCAGCTTTAAAGATAGAGAGTTCTTTTTCAAGCAGTTCTGACTTTTCAGCATGAGTCGCTGAGAGGATACGAGGATCTTCTTCCAACTCTTTTAAGAGGAGTGCGCATTTTTCATCTTCAGATAGATCGCTATAGTGATCATTGATACCAGCAGATGCTAGCAATTCAGCTACACAGGCTTCATGAACACTAGAGTCTTGGCGCATATCAATAGAAGCAAGGTAGAAACCAAAAATTTCGACAGCTTGCATCAACTCGACAAATTCTCCTGAAATCAGGTATTCTCCCTTATTCTCAAGGAGAGAATCGCGAATGGCCAACAAATCTTGATAGAATTCATCTGCAGTGGCATATCTTGGCTGAAGATCCTTGTCTTCAATGAGATAAGCCTTGGTAGCCTGCATCTTAGCTTGGATGTCAAAAAGAGCACGACGATAGAGTTCTTTTTCACGATAAATCG comes from Streptococcus oralis and encodes:
- the trpX gene encoding tryptophan ABC transporter substrate-binding protein is translated as MKNKRLIGIVAGLAVLVVASLIYSSMNKPSAKEEQKVAKVGVLQFVSHPSLDLIYQGIQDGLAEEGYKDDQVKIDFMNSEGDQSKVATMSKQLVANGNDVVVGIATPAAQGLASATKDLPVIMAAITDPIGANLVKDLKKPGGNITGVSDHNPAEQQVELIKTLTPNVKTIGALYSSSEDNSKTQVEEFKAYAEKAGLTVETFAVPSTNEIASTVNVMTSKVDAIWVPIDNTIASAFSTVVSSNQTAKKPIYPSATAMVEAGGLASVVVDQHDLGVATGKMIAKVLKGEKPADTPVNVFSTGKSVINKKLAQELGITIPESVLKEAGQVIE
- a CDS encoding ABC transporter permease; this translates as MIVSIISQGMVWAILGLGIFMTFRILNFPDMTTEGSFPLGGAVAVTLITQGVNPFLATLAAVGAGCLAGMATGLLYTKGKIPTLLSGILVMTSCHSIMLMIMGRANLGLLGTKQIQDVLPFDSDLNQLLTGLIFVALVIGLMLFFLDTKLGQAYIATGDNPDMARSFGINTGRMELMGLVLSNGIIALAGALIAQQEGYADVSRGIGVIVVGLASLIIGEVLFKSLTLAERLMTIVVGSIAYQFLVWGVIALGFNTSYLRLYSALILAVCLMIPTFKSKYLKGVKFSK
- the dnaG gene encoding DNA primase; the encoded protein is MVDKQVIEEIKNNANIVEVIGDVISLQKAGRNYLGLCPFHGEKTPSFNVVEDKQFYHCFGCGRSGDVFKFIEEYQGVSFMEAVQLLGERVGIQLATPVQSRPQQTSPHQALYDMHEEAARFYHAILMTTKMGEEARAYLYKRGLTDDVLKHFQIGLAPAERTYLYQRLADKFEEKDLLDSGLFYLSDGNQFYDTFFGRIIFPLTNDKGQVIAFSGRIWQETDSQTAKYKNSRSTAIFNKSYELYHLDKAKKGTGKITELYLMEGFMDVIAAYRAGIENAVASMGTALSKEHVDHLRRFTKKIVLSYDGDKAGQTATAKALEELKDFSVEVVRVPDAMDPDEYLQKNSAEDLAYLLTKTRISPIEFYIHQLKPENSDNLQAQIEFIEKIAPLIAKEKSITAQNSYIHILADNLPSFDYQQVEQIVNESRIVQRQERVKEEQPPAAISLPVTRQLRAVMRAEAHLLYRMAENPVVLNDYRLREDFFFDTPEFQILYELLSAEGEIGSEELSHQTPEVENAWYHVLSLDLPAEMSPQELAEVEATRNRALLSKDNLRIKKKVQEASHVGDTDTALEELQRLISQKRRME
- a CDS encoding glycosyltransferase family 4 protein, which gives rise to MRIGLFTDTYFPQVSGVATSIRTLKTELEKQGHAVFIFTTTDKDVNRYEDWQIIRIPSVPFFAFKDRRFAYRGFTKALEIAKQYQLDIIHTQTEFSLGLLGIWIARELKIPVIHTYHTQYEDYVHYIAKGMLIRPSMVKYLVRGFLHDVDGVICPSEIVRDLLSKYKVKVEKRVIPTGIELAKFERPEIKEENLLELRSKLGIQEGEKMLLSLSRISFEKNIQAVLVAFAQVLKEEEKVKLVVAGDGPYLDSLKEQAGKLNIQKHVIFTGMIAPSETALYYKAADFFISASTSETQGLTYLESLASGTPVIAHGNPYLENLINDKMFGTLYYGERELAGAILEALIATPDMSEQNLADKLYEISAENFGKRVHEFYLDAIISNNFEHELHDGQPVTQRFLKTILYLPQQAVTSPVKESKRILRASRKQLSSIRDYWRDEFK
- a CDS encoding metal-sulfur cluster assembly factor codes for the protein MAYTEEQIETIKTRILNALEEVIDPELGIDIVNLGLIYEIRFDGETGHTEIDMTLTTMGCPLADLLTDQIHDAMTDVPEVTNTEVKLVWYPAWTVEKMSRYARIALGIK
- a CDS encoding DUF4044 domain-containing protein yields the protein MAFGDNGKRKKTLFEKVTLVVVLIMLFVTLAGIFATALGAFSRF
- a CDS encoding PspC domain-containing protein, with the translated sequence MKKLMRSGKDQKIGGVCAGVAHYFDIDPTIVRVIWAVLAFCYGTGVLAYIILWLIAPVSSEY
- a CDS encoding ABC transporter ATP-binding protein, encoding MTAIVELKNATKVITNGFDEEKIILNDVSLEIFEHDFITILGGNGAGKSTLFNTIAGTLPLTSGSIRIMGEDVTNFSPEKRAKYLSRVFQDPKMGTAPRMTVAENLLIAKFRGEKRGLLPRRLSSHREEFQTTIEKVGNGLEKHLDTPIEFLSGGQRQALSLLMATLKRPELLLLDEHTAALDPKTSVALMELTDDFVSKDHLTALMITHHMEDALKYGNRLIVMKEGRIIQDLNKEEKAKMKISDYYQLFE
- the rpoD gene encoding RNA polymerase sigma factor RpoD, yielding MATKQKEVTTFDVQVADFIRNHKKTGTATDDEINSSLVIPFALDAEGIEDLLQRIQDAGISITDNEGNPSARVLSAEEEPELSDEDLIGSTSAKVNDPVRMYLKEIGVVPLLTNEEEKELALAVEAGDIEAKQRLAEANLRLVVSIAKRYVGRGMQFLDLIQEGNMGLMKAVDKFDYSKGFKFSTYATWWIRQAITRAIADQARTIRIPVHMVETINKLVREQRNLLQELGQDPTPEQIAERMDMTPDKVREILKIAQEPVSLETPIGEEDDSHLGDFIEDEVIENPVDYTTRIVLREQLDEVLDTLTDREENVLRLRFGLDDGKMRTLEDVGKVFNVTRERIRQIEAKALRKLRQPSRSKPLRDFIED
- a CDS encoding glycosyltransferase family 4 protein, translating into MENEKLRINMLSSSEKVAGQGVSGAYRELVSLLHRDAKDQLIVTENLPVEADVTHFHTIDFPYYLSTFQKKRSGRKIGYVHFLPDTLEGSLKIPFFLKGIVKRYVFSFYNRMEHLVVVNPMFIEDLVAAGIPREKVTYIPNFVNKDKWHALPAEQVAQLRKEMDLAEDQFVVIGAGQVQKRKGIDDFIRLAEELPEITFIWAGGFSFGGMTDGYERYKKIMDNPPENLIFPGIVSPERMRELYAMADLFLLPSYNELFPMTILEAASCEAPIMLRDLDLYKVILDGNYRATSDVSEMREAILEYKNDSEALKDLKEKACEISKEYSEEHLLEIWLKFYREQAALGKK